One window of Streptomyces sp. SUK 48 genomic DNA carries:
- the paaB gene encoding 1,2-phenylacetyl-CoA epoxidase subunit PaaB, with amino-acid sequence MSTTDWPLWEVFVRSRRGLSHTHAGSLHAPDAELALRNARDLYTRRGEGVSIWVVPAAAITASSPDEKDPFFEPAADKPYRHPTFYEIPEGVKHL; translated from the coding sequence ATGAGCACCACCGACTGGCCCCTGTGGGAGGTCTTCGTGCGCTCGCGCCGCGGCCTGTCCCACACCCACGCCGGCAGCCTGCACGCGCCGGACGCCGAGCTGGCGCTGCGCAATGCCCGCGATCTGTACACCCGCCGCGGCGAGGGCGTCTCCATCTGGGTCGTCCCGGCCGCCGCGATCACCGCGTCCTCGCCGGACGAGAAGGACCCCTTCTTCGAGCCGGCCGCCGACAAGCCGTACCGGCACCCGACCTTCTACGAGATCCCGGAAGGGGTGAAGCACCTGTGA
- the paaD gene encoding 1,2-phenylacetyl-CoA epoxidase subunit PaaD, translated as MVTATALEAELLELAGSVPDPELPVLTLHELGVVRALRLRGTDAAEVDLTPTYTGCPAIEAMSLDIERVLREHGLREVSVRTVLSPAWSTDDITPEGRRKLREFGIAPPRTLGTPGPVPLALGPTRTGTGGTAEAEPVDCPHCGSADTELLSRFSSTACKALRRCLSCREPFDHFKEL; from the coding sequence GTGGTGACCGCCACCGCCCTGGAGGCGGAGCTGCTGGAGCTGGCGGGTTCGGTCCCCGACCCCGAGCTTCCGGTGCTCACGCTCCACGAACTGGGCGTGGTGCGCGCGCTGCGCCTGCGCGGCACCGATGCCGCCGAGGTCGATCTGACCCCCACCTACACCGGCTGCCCCGCCATCGAGGCGATGTCCCTCGACATCGAACGGGTCCTGCGGGAGCACGGCCTGCGCGAGGTCTCGGTGCGTACGGTGCTCTCGCCCGCCTGGTCGACCGACGACATCACCCCCGAAGGCCGCCGCAAACTGCGGGAGTTCGGCATAGCTCCCCCGAGGACGCTCGGGACCCCCGGTCCGGTACCGCTGGCCCTCGGCCCGACCCGCACCGGGACCGGCGGCACCGCCGAGGCCGAGCCGGTCGACTGCCCGCACTGCGGCTCGGCCGACACCGAGCTGCTGAGCAGGTTCTCCTCCACCGCGTGCAAGGCGCTGCGCCGCTGTCTGTCCTGCCGCGAACCGTTCGACCACTTCAAGGAGTTGTGA
- a CDS encoding rhodanese-like domain-containing protein, whose translation MPTVGVTDLKDDAFLLDVREDDEWQAGHAEGALHIPTSEFVARYGELTEAAPQDGRVHVICRSGGRSAQVTMYLVQQGIDAVNIDGGMQSWAAAGRPVTTDDGRPGHVI comes from the coding sequence GTGCCCACCGTCGGTGTCACGGACCTCAAGGACGACGCTTTCCTGCTGGACGTCCGCGAGGACGACGAGTGGCAGGCGGGCCACGCCGAGGGAGCGCTGCACATCCCGACCAGTGAGTTCGTGGCCCGTTACGGCGAGCTGACCGAGGCCGCCCCGCAGGACGGCCGCGTCCATGTGATCTGCCGCTCCGGCGGCCGGTCCGCCCAGGTCACCATGTATCTGGTGCAGCAGGGCATCGACGCGGTCAACATCGACGGCGGCATGCAGTCCTGGGCCGCCGCGGGCCGCCCGGTCACCACCGACGACGGCCGCCCGGGCCACGTGATCTAG
- a CDS encoding acyl-CoA dehydrogenase family protein has protein sequence MDFTFTEEQQAAAEAARGVFAGVAPDAVPSPALTPGAVAEGLDRELWSRLAGADLLSLLLDEAYGGAGLDAIALCLVLRESAKVLARVPLLEHSAAAAVVGAYGSKESGERLLERAGRGELVLTVAASGRSGHDPAELAVTARREGPGWVLDGVQTAVPWAYDADLVVVPAHLEGAAAGGSVLALLPRGLDGVLLVEQVSTSGERLAELRLAGARLDAGEVIETEGAWEWLHALLATGTCAQALGLGERVLEMTGEYTGRREQFGHPIATFQAVAVQVADRYIDLRAMAATLWQAAWRIASGAPGALPAAGDVAVAKIWAAEGVRRVVQTAQHLHGGFGADTDYPLHRYHAWAKHLELALGPAAAYEERLGDLLAAHPLG, from the coding sequence GTGGACTTCACCTTCACCGAGGAGCAGCAGGCGGCGGCCGAGGCGGCGCGGGGGGTGTTCGCCGGTGTCGCGCCGGACGCGGTGCCCAGCCCGGCGCTGACCCCGGGCGCCGTCGCCGAGGGCCTCGACCGGGAGCTGTGGTCCCGGCTGGCCGGCGCGGATCTGCTGAGCCTGCTGCTCGACGAGGCGTACGGCGGGGCGGGCCTGGACGCGATCGCCCTGTGCCTGGTGCTGCGGGAGTCGGCGAAGGTCCTCGCGCGGGTTCCGCTGCTGGAGCACAGCGCGGCGGCGGCGGTCGTAGGGGCCTACGGGAGCAAGGAGTCGGGGGAGCGACTGCTGGAGCGTGCCGGGCGCGGGGAGCTGGTGCTGACCGTCGCCGCGAGCGGCCGCAGCGGCCATGACCCGGCCGAACTCGCCGTCACCGCGCGCCGTGAGGGCCCGGGTTGGGTGCTGGACGGGGTGCAGACGGCGGTGCCGTGGGCGTACGACGCGGACCTCGTCGTCGTACCGGCGCACCTCGAGGGCGCGGCGGCCGGGGGGAGCGTGCTCGCGCTGCTGCCCCGGGGGCTGGACGGGGTGCTGCTCGTCGAGCAGGTGTCCACCAGCGGGGAGCGGCTGGCCGAGCTGCGGCTGGCGGGGGCGCGCCTCGATGCGGGCGAGGTCATCGAGACCGAGGGCGCCTGGGAGTGGCTGCACGCGCTGCTCGCCACCGGCACCTGCGCGCAGGCGCTCGGGCTGGGTGAGCGGGTGCTGGAGATGACCGGTGAATACACCGGCAGGCGCGAGCAGTTCGGGCATCCGATCGCGACCTTCCAGGCGGTGGCCGTGCAGGTCGCCGACCGGTACATCGATCTGCGGGCCATGGCGGCCACCCTGTGGCAGGCCGCGTGGCGGATCGCCTCCGGGGCGCCGGGGGCGCTGCCCGCCGCCGGGGATGTCGCGGTGGCGAAGATCTGGGCGGCGGAGGGCGTGCGCCGGGTGGTGCAGACGGCGCAGCATCTGCACGGCGGCTTCGGCGCGGACACCGACTACCCCCTGCACCGCTACCACGCCTGGGCCAAGCACCTGGAACTGGCGCTCGGTCCGGCGGCGGCGTACGAGGAGCGGCTCGGCGACCTGCTGGCGGCGCACCCGCTGGGCTGA
- the paaA gene encoding 1,2-phenylacetyl-CoA epoxidase subunit PaaA, producing the protein MATAAAQGTARPEADGARNTTGDEVQYQDAFDAAVAADERIEPRDWMPDAYRATLVRQIAQHAHSEIIGMQPEANWITRAPSLRRKAILMAKVQDEAGHGLYLYSAAETLGTGRDELLDKLHSGRQKYSSIFNYPTLTWADVGAIGWLVDGAAITNQVPLCRCSYGPYARAMVRVCKEESFHQRQGYELLLALSRGTPEQHAMAQDAVDRWWWPSLMMFGPPDDESQHSAQSMAWKIKRHSNDELRQRFVDICVPQAESLGLTLPDPDLTWNEERGKHDFGTIDWTEFWEVLKGNGPCNEQRLTQRKRAHDEGAWVREAAAAHAAKHSGGTGAAGHRTTGAERA; encoded by the coding sequence ATGGCCACAGCAGCCGCGCAGGGCACGGCCCGCCCGGAGGCGGACGGCGCCCGGAACACCACCGGGGACGAGGTGCAGTACCAGGACGCCTTCGACGCGGCGGTGGCCGCCGACGAGCGCATCGAACCGCGCGACTGGATGCCCGACGCCTACCGCGCGACGCTGGTCCGCCAGATCGCCCAGCACGCGCACTCCGAGATCATCGGAATGCAGCCGGAGGCCAACTGGATCACCCGCGCGCCCTCCCTGCGCCGCAAGGCGATCCTGATGGCCAAGGTCCAGGACGAGGCGGGGCACGGCCTGTATCTGTACAGCGCGGCGGAAACCCTCGGCACCGGCCGGGACGAACTGCTCGACAAGCTGCACAGCGGCCGCCAGAAGTACTCCTCGATCTTCAATTACCCCACGCTGACCTGGGCCGACGTCGGGGCGATCGGCTGGCTGGTGGACGGCGCCGCGATCACCAACCAGGTGCCGCTGTGCCGCTGCTCCTACGGCCCGTACGCGCGCGCCATGGTGCGGGTCTGCAAGGAGGAGTCCTTCCACCAGCGCCAGGGCTACGAGCTGCTGCTGGCCCTGAGCCGGGGCACCCCGGAGCAGCACGCGATGGCGCAGGACGCGGTGGACCGCTGGTGGTGGCCCTCGCTGATGATGTTCGGCCCGCCCGACGACGAGTCCCAGCACTCCGCCCAGTCGATGGCCTGGAAGATCAAGCGCCATTCGAACGACGAGCTGCGCCAGCGCTTCGTCGACATCTGCGTCCCCCAGGCCGAGTCCCTGGGCCTCACCCTCCCCGACCCGGACCTCACGTGGAACGAGGAGCGCGGGAAGCACGACTTCGGCACCATCGACTGGACGGAGTTCTGGGAGGTCCTCAAGGGCAACGGGCCGTGCAACGAGCAGCGCCTGACCCAGCGCAAGCGCGCCCACGACGAGGGCGCGTGGGTACGGGAAGCGGCCGCCGCCCACGCGGCCAAGCACAGCGGCGGCACCGGAGCCGCCGGACACCGGACGACGGGAGCGGAGCGAGCATGA
- a CDS encoding LuxR C-terminal-related transcriptional regulator yields MDIAPHCPRSTPDELKSESLDLRVYAWLVRNQRAGAHDPETIARELPADPADVRLALSRLLQTGLVAEEPLPGSRLTVVPAEAAASRRTAPLEAQIRERQEAIAHIRSSVDPFSLVFQRESRSWGGGFQEISTVAEVRDRLNRLSDGCRTELVSCQPGGGSRVPAAMAEAMGRDRAMLDRGVRIRTLYHHTARFNGPSQAYVAELSARGAEYRTLHELFGRLIIVDRETAFIPAPGHDGQGAILISEPPVVAYLYDVFELAWTHARPFVDATGRAMEAVSRELHRTILRLLADGLKDEAIARRLGMSLRTTRRHVADILSELNVSSRFQAGVAAVRSGLLEEVDGHANP; encoded by the coding sequence ATGGACATAGCTCCTCATTGCCCACGATCGACCCCCGATGAACTCAAGTCGGAGTCGCTGGACTTAAGGGTCTACGCCTGGCTTGTCCGCAACCAGAGAGCGGGCGCGCACGACCCGGAGACCATCGCCCGCGAGCTGCCCGCCGACCCTGCCGACGTCCGCCTCGCCCTCTCCCGCCTCCTCCAGACCGGGCTGGTGGCCGAGGAGCCGCTGCCGGGGTCCCGGCTGACCGTCGTACCCGCCGAGGCCGCGGCGAGCCGTCGTACCGCGCCCCTGGAGGCGCAGATCCGTGAGCGCCAGGAGGCGATCGCGCACATCAGGAGCAGCGTCGATCCCTTCAGCCTGGTCTTCCAGCGGGAATCGCGCTCCTGGGGCGGCGGTTTCCAGGAGATCTCCACGGTGGCCGAGGTCCGCGACCGGCTCAACCGGCTGAGCGACGGCTGCCGTACCGAACTGGTCTCCTGCCAGCCGGGCGGCGGCTCCCGGGTCCCGGCGGCGATGGCCGAGGCCATGGGACGCGACCGGGCGATGCTCGACCGGGGCGTCCGCATCCGCACGCTCTACCACCACACGGCGCGTTTCAACGGCCCGAGCCAGGCATACGTGGCGGAGCTCTCCGCCCGGGGCGCGGAGTACCGCACGCTGCACGAACTGTTCGGCCGCCTGATCATCGTGGACCGGGAGACCGCGTTCATCCCCGCGCCCGGACACGACGGCCAGGGCGCGATCCTGATCAGCGAACCGCCGGTGGTGGCCTACCTGTACGACGTCTTCGAGCTGGCCTGGACCCACGCCAGGCCGTTCGTCGACGCCACCGGGCGCGCCATGGAGGCGGTCTCCCGGGAACTGCACCGCACGATCCTGCGGCTGCTCGCGGACGGCCTCAAGGACGAGGCGATCGCGCGGCGCCTCGGCATGTCGCTGCGCACGACACGCCGCCATGTCGCCGACATCCTCTCCGAGTTGAACGTGTCGAGCCGCTTCCAGGCGGGCGTCGCCGCGGTCCGTTCCGGGCTGCTGGAGGAGGTGGACGGTCACGCGAACCCGTGA
- the paaC gene encoding 1,2-phenylacetyl-CoA epoxidase subunit PaaC, whose product MTATGPATVPVTAALALGDDALVLSHRLGEWAGHAPVLEEEVALANIALDLLGQARVLLSLAGDEDELAFLREERSFRNLQLVEQPNGDFAHTIARQLYFSTYQHLLHAELASGDGPFAPLAAKAVKEVAYHRDHAEQWTLRLGDGTETSHERMRRACDALWRFTGEMFQPVEGLDVDRAVLESRWLESVTQVLGRATLTVPEGPRTGAWSAGAGRQGVHTESFGRMLAEMQHLHRSHPGASW is encoded by the coding sequence GTGACCGCCACCGGCCCCGCCACCGTCCCGGTGACCGCCGCGCTCGCGCTCGGCGACGACGCCCTGGTGCTCTCCCACCGCCTGGGGGAGTGGGCCGGGCACGCCCCCGTCCTGGAGGAGGAGGTCGCCCTCGCCAACATCGCCCTCGACCTGCTCGGCCAGGCCCGGGTGCTGCTGTCCCTGGCGGGCGACGAGGACGAACTGGCCTTCCTGCGCGAGGAGCGGTCCTTCCGCAACCTCCAGCTGGTCGAGCAGCCGAACGGCGACTTCGCCCACACCATCGCCCGGCAGCTGTACTTCTCCACCTACCAGCACCTGCTGCACGCCGAACTCGCCTCGGGCGACGGCCCGTTCGCCCCGCTGGCCGCGAAGGCGGTCAAGGAGGTCGCCTACCACCGCGACCACGCCGAGCAGTGGACGCTGCGCCTCGGCGACGGCACCGAGACCAGCCATGAGCGGATGCGGCGCGCCTGCGACGCGCTGTGGCGGTTCACCGGGGAGATGTTCCAGCCCGTGGAGGGGCTGGACGTCGACCGGGCAGTCCTGGAGTCCCGCTGGCTGGAGTCGGTCACCCAGGTACTCGGCCGGGCCACCCTGACCGTCCCGGAGGGGCCCCGCACCGGGGCCTGGTCGGCGGGCGCCGGGCGCCAGGGCGTGCACACCGAGTCCTTCGGACGGATGCTCGCCGAGATGCAGCATCTGCACCGCAGTCATCCGGGGGCGTCGTGGTGA
- a CDS encoding MarR family winged helix-turn-helix transcriptional regulator — protein MSAQSRSDVSAPGPAAAAGSGPAAQAPEARLLTEAVTRLRRALRSSIRTDYPWETLPMAQVELLQVLGEHSPARISDLAARRRLAPSTVSGLIGQMISAGLVARDVDAADRRASVVTLTDAGREKLAAWTTAHERRIDAALGALDDDAREAIGNALPALFQLAENLGGEPGDGTPER, from the coding sequence ATGTCCGCGCAGTCACGCTCCGACGTCTCCGCGCCCGGCCCTGCCGCGGCGGCGGGGTCCGGCCCCGCCGCCCAGGCGCCCGAGGCGCGTCTGCTCACCGAGGCCGTCACCCGGCTGCGCCGCGCGCTGCGCTCCTCGATCCGCACGGACTACCCCTGGGAGACGCTCCCCATGGCGCAGGTCGAGCTGCTCCAGGTGCTCGGCGAACACTCGCCCGCGCGGATCAGCGACCTCGCCGCCCGCCGGCGCCTGGCGCCGAGCACGGTCAGCGGGCTGATCGGTCAGATGATCAGCGCGGGACTGGTCGCGCGGGACGTCGACGCCGCCGACCGCCGCGCCTCCGTCGTCACCCTCACCGACGCGGGCCGCGAGAAGCTCGCGGCCTGGACCACGGCGCACGAACGCCGCATCGACGCCGCGCTCGGCGCGCTGGACGACGACGCCCGCGAGGCCATCGGCAACGCCCTGCCCGCGCTGTTCCAGCTGGCGGAGAACCTGGGCGGGGAGCCGGGGGACGGCACGCCGGAGCGGTGA
- a CDS encoding DUF2252 domain-containing protein produces MRAVVPRAVVRCTGEAVAVAGSGAGVVSEPRQEARAELGERSAGGARRLPRVRGFAEWPRRGSPKAEGKALRRKVPRGDHAVLAPDAARPDAVSAVAGSNAGRIPELTPIRVGRMAATPFAFLRGSAGLMAYDLARTPVTGLGAQLCGDAHAANFGLYGDARGGLVIDLNDFDETAHGPWEWDLKRLATSLVLAGREAGADEDTCRAAARDAAGAYRRTMRLLAKLPVLDAWNAIADEELVSHADAHDLLGTLRRVSEKARANTSGRFAAKSTEPHPDGGRRFVDASPVLRRTPDGEAAAVAASLEEYLTTLSEDRRPLLARHTVHDVAFRVVGTGSVGTRSYVVLLLDHRGHPLVLQVKEARPSALLPHLAAAGFGNPPVAHEGRRVVLGQQRMQVVSDTLLGWTTVGGRPFQVRQFRNRKGSVDPAALAADQVDDYARMTGALLARAHSHSADPRLIAGYCGKNEDLDDAIAAFALAYADLTESDHATLLTAIRAGRIAAELGV; encoded by the coding sequence ATGCGTGCGGTCGTGCCGCGTGCGGTCGTGAGGTGTACGGGGGAGGCGGTCGCTGTGGCCGGAAGCGGTGCGGGCGTGGTGAGCGAGCCGCGGCAGGAGGCGCGCGCGGAGCTGGGGGAGCGGTCCGCGGGCGGGGCGCGCAGGCTGCCCCGGGTGCGCGGATTCGCCGAGTGGCCCCGGCGGGGCTCGCCCAAGGCGGAGGGCAAGGCGCTGCGCAGGAAGGTGCCGCGCGGCGACCACGCCGTTCTCGCACCGGACGCCGCCCGCCCGGACGCGGTGAGCGCCGTCGCCGGGTCCAACGCCGGCCGGATACCCGAACTGACCCCGATCCGCGTGGGCCGGATGGCGGCCACCCCCTTCGCCTTCCTGCGGGGTTCCGCCGGACTCATGGCGTACGACCTGGCGCGCACCCCCGTCACCGGGCTGGGCGCACAGCTCTGCGGCGACGCGCACGCCGCCAACTTCGGGCTGTACGGCGACGCCCGCGGCGGCCTCGTCATCGACCTCAACGACTTCGACGAGACCGCGCACGGCCCCTGGGAGTGGGACCTGAAGCGGCTCGCCACCTCGCTGGTGCTGGCCGGCCGCGAGGCCGGTGCCGACGAGGACACCTGCCGTGCCGCGGCGCGGGACGCGGCCGGCGCCTACCGCCGCACCATGCGGCTGCTGGCGAAGCTCCCGGTGCTGGACGCGTGGAACGCCATCGCGGACGAGGAACTGGTCTCCCACGCCGACGCCCACGACCTGCTCGGCACCCTGCGACGGGTCTCGGAGAAGGCGCGGGCCAACACCAGCGGCCGGTTCGCGGCGAAGTCGACCGAGCCGCACCCGGACGGCGGGCGCCGTTTCGTCGACGCCTCCCCGGTGCTGCGCCGGACACCGGACGGCGAGGCCGCCGCGGTCGCCGCATCCCTGGAGGAGTACCTGACGACCCTGTCCGAGGACCGCCGCCCGCTGCTCGCCCGGCACACGGTCCACGACGTGGCCTTCCGGGTGGTCGGCACCGGCAGCGTCGGCACCCGCTCGTACGTGGTCCTGCTCCTCGACCACCGCGGGCATCCGCTGGTCCTCCAGGTGAAGGAGGCCCGCCCCTCCGCGCTGCTCCCGCACCTGGCCGCCGCCGGCTTCGGGAACCCGCCGGTCGCGCACGAGGGCCGCCGGGTGGTGCTCGGGCAGCAGCGGATGCAGGTGGTCAGCGACACCCTGCTGGGCTGGACCACGGTCGGCGGGCGGCCTTTCCAGGTACGGCAGTTCCGCAACCGCAAGGGCAGCGTCGACCCGGCCGCCCTCGCCGCCGACCAGGTCGACGACTACGCCCGCATGACCGGCGCCCTCCTGGCCCGCGCCCACTCCCACAGCGCCGACCCCCGCCTGATCGCCGGCTACTGCGGCAAGAACGAGGACCTGGACGACGCCATCGCCGCCTTCGCCCTGGCCTACGCCGACCTCACGGAGTCCGACCACGCCACCCTGCTCACCGCGATACGCGCCGGCCGCATAGCGGCGGAGCTGGGCGTATAG
- a CDS encoding MFS transporter codes for MVTDTRPHPSVRRSLALLTSERPRPEAIRARPNGWWLAVAAVCFGAFMGQLDASIVTLTYGGLRTGFNASLAAVEWVSLAYLLALVALLVPAGRLADAHGRKLLYLYGFAVFTLASAACGFAPSLGALVAFRVVQAAGAAMMQANSVALVTTSAPRERMRSALGVQAAAQALGLALGPTVGGALVSTLGWRWVFWVNVPVGVVALVGGHYLLPRTRARTRVTRFDWPGLLLLALATTGALMGVSAASGLPVPGWGVAALFAGAAGAGWAFVRRQRRAAAPLLDLALLRVRAVAYGLVGALSGYLVLFGPLVLVPVVLTARGVSELTAGLVLTALPAGFALAATGGDRVLPRGLSDRARCLAGAGIFTLASAALLVVPPGIGALVPVLAATGLGLGVFTPANNALIMGAIPARSSGTGGGLVNMTRGLGTALGVALVTLALEAGGGGSAGAGGGAAAAVVLVVASVVAVGAAWFGPRERA; via the coding sequence ATGGTCACCGACACGCGACCGCACCCCTCCGTACGGCGCTCGCTCGCGCTGCTGACCTCGGAGCGGCCCCGCCCCGAGGCGATCCGCGCGCGGCCGAACGGCTGGTGGCTGGCCGTGGCCGCGGTGTGCTTCGGCGCCTTCATGGGCCAGCTGGACGCCAGCATCGTCACGCTCACCTACGGCGGGCTGCGCACCGGCTTCAACGCCTCGCTCGCGGCCGTCGAATGGGTCTCGCTGGCCTATCTGCTGGCCCTGGTGGCACTGCTCGTGCCCGCGGGCCGCCTTGCCGACGCCCACGGCCGCAAACTTCTCTACCTGTACGGCTTCGCCGTCTTCACCCTCGCCTCCGCGGCCTGCGGCTTCGCGCCCTCGCTCGGGGCGCTCGTGGCGTTCCGCGTGGTCCAGGCGGCCGGCGCGGCCATGATGCAGGCCAACAGCGTGGCGCTGGTGACCACCAGCGCGCCGCGCGAGCGGATGCGCAGCGCGCTCGGCGTGCAGGCCGCCGCGCAGGCCCTGGGGCTGGCCCTGGGACCGACGGTCGGGGGCGCCCTGGTGTCCACCCTGGGCTGGCGCTGGGTGTTCTGGGTGAACGTGCCCGTCGGTGTCGTCGCGCTCGTCGGCGGCCACTACCTGCTGCCCCGCACCCGGGCCCGTACCCGGGTCACCCGCTTCGACTGGCCCGGGCTCCTGCTGCTGGCCCTCGCCACCACCGGTGCCCTGATGGGCGTCTCCGCGGCCTCCGGGCTGCCGGTCCCCGGCTGGGGCGTGGCCGCGCTGTTCGCGGGCGCGGCCGGCGCGGGATGGGCCTTCGTACGGCGCCAGCGGCGGGCGGCCGCGCCCCTGCTCGACCTCGCCCTGCTGCGGGTACGGGCGGTGGCGTACGGCCTGGTGGGCGCCCTGAGCGGCTATCTGGTGCTGTTCGGGCCGCTGGTGCTGGTGCCCGTCGTGCTCACCGCGCGGGGCGTCTCCGAGCTGACGGCGGGGCTGGTGCTCACCGCGCTGCCGGCCGGGTTCGCGCTGGCCGCGACCGGGGGCGACCGGGTGCTGCCGCGCGGCCTCTCGGACCGGGCGCGGTGCCTGGCCGGTGCGGGGATCTTCACCCTGGCGTCGGCCGCGCTGCTGGTGGTGCCGCCGGGGATCGGCGCGCTGGTGCCGGTGCTCGCGGCGACCGGGCTGGGGCTGGGGGTGTTCACCCCGGCCAACAACGCGCTGATCATGGGCGCGATACCCGCGCGGTCGTCCGGGACGGGCGGCGGGCTGGTGAACATGACCCGGGGGCTGGGGACGGCCCTCGGGGTCGCGCTGGTCACGCTCGCCCTGGAGGCAGGGGGCGGCGGGAGCGCCGGGGCGGGCGGGGGTGCGGCGGCCGCGGTGGTGCTGGTGGTGGCGTCGGTGGTCGCGGTGGGGGCGGCTTGGTTCGGGCCCCGGGAGAGGGCGTAG
- a CDS encoding helix-turn-helix transcriptional regulator, whose translation MSSPAGTMPSPDFSPREREVLASLCDGETYPSIARRLGISRHTVDTYVRRLRSKTGAVSRSQLVVAAVRCGVFDVHTPADRG comes from the coding sequence ATGTCTTCGCCCGCCGGCACGATGCCGTCACCGGATTTCTCCCCCCGCGAGCGGGAGGTGCTCGCCTCCCTGTGCGACGGGGAGACCTACCCGTCCATCGCCCGCCGGCTCGGCATCAGCCGGCACACGGTGGACACCTATGTGCGCCGGCTGCGCAGCAAGACGGGCGCGGTGAGCCGTTCGCAGCTCGTCGTCGCCGCGGTCAGGTGCGGGGTGTTCGACGTGCACACCCCGGCGGACCGTGGCTGA
- a CDS encoding 2Fe-2S iron-sulfur cluster-binding protein produces the protein MARFHPLQVAAVDRLTDDSVALTLAVPAELRAEYRHAPGQHLAVRRRVDGTEVRRTYSICSPAPAPDGEGPSSLRVGVRLVEGGAFSTYALKEINVGDELEVMTPAGRFTLDPAPGLYAAIVGGSGITPVLSIVSTLLAREPAARFCLIRGDRTAASTMFLEEVADLKDRYPERLQLVTVLSREEQQAGLPSGRLDQGRLTALLPALLPPGRVAGWFLCGPYGLVQGAEGALRELGVDRARIHQEIFHVDAGPTAAGSVPGAAHSTVTARLDGRGGTWPVREGESLLETVLRNRPDAPYACKGGVCGTCRAFLVSGEVSMDRNFALEEEETDAGYVLACQSHPLTEQVELDFDR, from the coding sequence ATGGCGCGCTTCCACCCGCTCCAGGTGGCCGCGGTCGACCGGCTCACCGACGACTCCGTCGCCCTCACCCTCGCCGTCCCCGCCGAGCTGCGCGCGGAGTACCGGCACGCGCCCGGCCAGCACCTCGCGGTGCGCCGCCGGGTGGACGGCACGGAGGTGCGGCGGACCTACTCGATCTGCTCCCCCGCCCCCGCCCCGGACGGCGAGGGCCCGAGCAGCCTGCGGGTGGGGGTGCGCCTCGTGGAGGGCGGCGCCTTCTCCACCTACGCGCTGAAGGAGATCAACGTCGGGGACGAGCTGGAGGTCATGACCCCGGCCGGCCGCTTCACCCTGGACCCGGCGCCGGGGCTGTACGCGGCGATCGTCGGCGGCAGCGGCATCACCCCGGTGCTGTCCATCGTCTCCACCCTGCTGGCGCGGGAGCCGGCGGCCCGGTTCTGCCTCATACGGGGCGACCGCACGGCCGCGTCCACGATGTTCCTGGAAGAGGTCGCCGACCTGAAGGACCGCTATCCGGAACGGCTTCAGCTGGTGACCGTGCTCTCCCGGGAGGAGCAGCAGGCGGGCCTGCCGTCCGGCCGGCTCGACCAGGGGCGCCTCACCGCGCTGCTGCCCGCGCTGCTGCCGCCCGGGCGGGTGGCGGGATGGTTCCTGTGCGGGCCCTACGGGCTGGTGCAGGGCGCCGAGGGGGCGCTGCGCGAGCTGGGCGTGGACCGCGCCCGGATCCACCAGGAGATCTTCCACGTGGACGCGGGTCCGACCGCGGCGGGCAGCGTGCCCGGGGCCGCGCACAGCACCGTCACCGCCCGCCTCGACGGACGCGGCGGCACCTGGCCGGTGCGGGAAGGCGAGTCCCTGCTGGAGACCGTGCTGCGCAACCGCCCCGACGCGCCCTACGCCTGCAAGGGCGGCGTCTGCGGCACCTGCCGGGCCTTCCTGGTCTCCGGCGAGGTCAGCATGGACCGCAACTTCGCCCTGGAAGAGGAGGAGACGGACGCCGGGTACGTACTGGCCTGCCAGTCCCATCCGCTGACCGAACAGGTGGAGCTGGACTTCGACCGCTGA